TCGCGGCGTCGTCCCTGGCCCGGTCGGCCTCCGCGACCTGCGTGCGATCGAACTGTCCGCCGAACGGACCTGTGAGGACGTCGATACTCGCACCGCCGACGACCGACCCGGGCGTCTCCACCTGGACCCGTACGGTGGCGAACCCCGCGCCCGCGACGGCGACGCCGATGCCTCCGTCGTGCGCGGAGACACCACAGACCAGACTCCAGTCGGCGACCAGCGCGAAGGCCGCGCCCGCCGAGACAGCAGCGGCGCCCTGCCATTCGATGCCCAGCGGTCGCAGTGCCGAGCGGAGCGTGAGATCGGACTCCGCCATCGCGTCGGCCAGGATGCTCAGGCCCTCTCGGACTTCTTCTGCCGCAGCAGGGCCGTGACCGTGTTGCACCCAGTCGAACTTCTCGTGAAGCGAATAACCTTCATATCGGTGCGAGGGGATTCCGGATTCGGATTCCCCGTCCTCGATGTCCATCGTCGTCCCGTTCCCTGGATGCTCGCCTGCCGACCGGACCGCAGGCCTTCTGCCGGTCACCCGACGGCCTGCCTCGGCACCGGTTCGGGAGCGTGATCGTCTTCGTCGCAGGTCGGGGCCGGTTCGTCTGGGTCGACTACTCCATTCGCCGCGTTCCGATCCCGACCGACTTCACCGCCCCGACGTCGATGCCATCACCTCGAACCCACGCCGGAGTCCGTTCTCGATCCCCGGTGCGTCTTTCGCGGCCGCAGTGCATTCGCCGTCGGTCAAACTAGCAGTCATGGCGCCCCTGGAATGGTGATTCGCGAGGTCGACGCGTGGCTGTTCGGGAGAAGTGCTGCGAAATTCCCGGCGGGTCGACTCGGCCACCGGAGAAATGGCATTCACCTCTATTCGCGGGGTCGGCCCGGCGACCTCGCGAGCGAGGCGGTCGGCCTGCCGCGTCCGAGACCACTGTCCGGCGTCGCGGCAGCCGCCGGCCCCGTCTACGGATCGAGCGGCGGTCGCGGGAGGGTCACGAGCGCCTGCGGCGGCCAGCCTTGTCCGGCGGCTCGGACGGCCCCCGGCCCCGACCAGGAGCCCGTCCGAGACGACTGGTCGTCTCGGACGGGCCGGCTGTCTCGACGGTCAGCGGCCGAGGAACCTCGGCTCGCGCTTGGCGACGAACGCGTCGACCGCCTCCCGGTGATCGACGGTCTGCCCCGCCTCGGCCTGAGTCCGGGCCTCGGTGGCCAGCGCCGTGGTCAACTCGCTCGACGCGGCGGCCCGGAGCGTCTGCTTGATCTTCGCGTAGGCCGTCGTCGGACCCGCCGCCAACCGGCCCGCCAGCTCCCGCGCGGCGGCCACGGCCTCGCCGTCCTCCACCAGTCGATTGATCATCCCGACCCGCAGGGCCTCCTCGGCCGTCACCGGCTGCCCGAGCAGCATCATCTCCATCGCCCGTCCGTATCCGATCAGCCGAGGCAGCGTCCAGGAGGCACCGGAGTCGGCGGTGAGACCGACGCCCGCGAAGGCCATCAGGAATTTGGCCGACCGGTCGGCGATGCGCAGATCCGCTGCGTAGGCCAGCGAGGCCCCTGCCCCGGCCGCCGTGCCGTTCACGGCCGCGATGACCGGTTTAGGCATCGAGGTGACGAGTTCGATCAGCGGGTTGTAGTGCTCTTCCACCGTGTGCAGCGGCGCCTCGTCGCCTGCCTGGAGCAGCGCGATGTGCTCCTTGAGGTCTTGACCAGCGCAGAACGCGCGGCCCGTACCGGTGATCACCAGCGCCCGGACGGCATCGTCCTGGGCCGCATCGCGCAGCGCGGCCAGCAGATCGTTCTTCAACTGCACCGTCAACGAGTTGAACGCGGCGGGCCGGTTGAAGGTCAGGACGCGCACACCGTGATCGTCTTCGATCAGTAAGAGCGGCCGGTCCCCTCCGCCGCCGGGACCGCGCTCGCCTGCCGACCCCGGTCGGGCGACGGGACTCGGCTCCCCGCCTGCGGGGCGGATCTCCTCGGTGGCACGAAGACCGTCGGTTCCACGGACTTCCTCGGTGGGGTGGGGAGACGCTGGTCGATCGGGCACGGTGGCACTCCTCTCCTAATCCTGCCGCCCCTCACCCTGGTCAGGTGATGAGTCGGCGGGTGACCCTGCACTGCTCGCCAGACACAGCCGAACGAACCGATCCGCCGCCGGGGCCAACCGAGCGGTGTGTCGGTCGAAGAACGCGGCGGCCAGGTCACCGCCCCATTCTCGAGGAAGCACAGTGGCCGGGAGACCGGGATCACGGAACAGGAAGCCGCGCCAGGCGTGCAGCAGTTCGAGACCGGCCGCGAACGCCGCCGCGTCGTCGGCCGCGTCGACGACGGCGAGGCGGCCCTCCCAGTCCTGGATGAACGCCGAGTAGTCCTCGGCCAGGGCATCGAGGTTCCACGCGCGACGCGCCAGCTCTCCATCGTCACCCTGATGAGTGCCCGAAAAACTGCTCGCGCGCGTGGACTCCACCGCCAGGACGTCCGACAGCTCCTCGGCGGGACGGGGTGCGACCCAGGTCACCGGACCGAGTTCTCCGTATCCCAGCAGCCGAAGTGAGGAGGTGAGCCGGTCGCGGGCAGGCCGCCCCGGCAGCCCCTCCAAGACGAGGATGTGCCAGCGGCCGTCCCAGTCGTCGGGACGGGTTCGGTAGATGCGCGCGGCCGCCTCGTCCAGGCGACGTTCGGCCTTGGCCGTCAACGAATAACCGGGCCCGTCGGGCAGCCGTACCGGCGTCAACCAGCCCTGACGCACCGTTCTGGACACTGCGGTCCGCACGGCGGGGGAGGCGAATCCCAACGGCTCCAACAGCCGTACCAGCGCAGCGATCGTCGCGGCGCCGCCCCTGCCGCGCAGGTGACCGCCGAAGAGATCGAACAATGCTGACCGAGCTCGCACGACAGCCGAGTCTGACACCCGTTTGCCCGCTCGACCAGCGTTGTGTGCATACGCTCTGCGATGCCAAGCCGATGGTTCGGTTTCACGGTTGCGTCCAGATGGGGGAGAATGCTCGCGTGCCCGACGAGCGGTGCGGTGCGTCGGGCGGGGAAGTGTTGATGGAGGGAGCACGCTATGGCGGCCATGAAGCCCCGGACCGGCGACGGTCCCCTCGAGGTCACCAAGGAGGGACGCGGCATCGTGATGCGGGTCCCGCTCGAGGGTGGTGGGCGCCTCGTCGTCGAGATGTCGGCAGAGGAGGCCAGTAACCTTGGCGATGCACTGAACGCCGCCGTGGGGTGAGGCGAGGCCGACACGACGCGGTCCGCCTGCCGTGGTCGGCCTGAACTGCCCTCAGCGGAGTCCCGGCCCCGGCTTCCTCGACAGGATGCCGGGGCCTTCGACTGCCCCATTCGACTTCACGCAGGAGCTGCGTTGTCTCTCGACACCCTGCCCGACGTCCCCGTGTCGCCACCTCGGCTGCGCGTGCTGATCGGCGCCCCCGCACCCGCGTCGATCCACGCCTGGCCGGTGTTCTCCGCCGAGACGCCACGCCATACCGGTGAGACGGAGGCCGACGCGCCGCTGCCTGCGCGCGGCGCGGATCACCTGGTCGAGGACTGCGCTCGTCTACGAGTCGCGGGATTCCGCGGCAAGGTCGGCCGGGTCGAGCGGATCGGCCTCGGCGAGGCCCCGCCGAGGTGGATGTTCGGGGTCGGAACCGGCTCGCCCGCTGACTGGCGTGCCGCAGGCGCCGCCGTGCTGCGCAGCGCCGAGGAGCACGATTCACACGCCCATGAGGCGGGCCTCGACTCCGTCGAGGAGGTCAGCCTGCTGCTCCCCGCATCCCTGGACGACGCCGAGATCACCGCGCTCGTCATCGGCGCCTCCCTCGGCTCGCATCGGTTCACCGTGACCGGGCGGGAACGCCCGCCGAAGCCGACGGCCGTCACGTTCGTGCTGCCGGCGGAGACGCCGGAGGAGACGGTGGCGGCGGTGACCTCCGCAGTGGACCGTGCGGTCGCGGTGTCCTCGGCGACCGCCTTGGCCAGAGACCTCGCCAACGCGCCGTCGAACGTCAAGAACCCCGACTGGCTGGCCGAGGCGGCGGTGGCGGTCGGCGCGGGGCATCCGGATCTTGCGGTGACCGTCCGGGACGAGCAGTGGCTGACCGAGCACGGCTTCGGCGGTGTGCTCGCGGTCGGCGGCGGCTCCGCGAGCCCGTCCAGGCTGATCGAACTCGCCTGGCGGCCGGCCGGCGCAGCCGACGGGCCGCACCTGGTCTTGGTCGGCAAGGGCATCACGTTCGACACCGGCGGAATCTCGCTCAAGCCCGCCGACGGGATGCATCTGATGCGGACCGACATGGCGGGCGGGGCCTCGGTGATCGCCGCGCTGATCGGCATCGCGACGTTGCGGCTGCCGATCCGGGTCACCGGTCTCGTGCCCAGTGCCGAGAACCACGTGTCGGGCGCCGCCTATCGGCCGGGCGACGTGGTGACGCACTTCGGCGGCCGGACGAGCGAGATCGTCAACACCGACGCCGAGGGCAGGCTGGTCCTGGCCGACGCGCTCGCCTACGCCGTCGATCGGCTCGATCCGACGGTGCTCGTGGACGTCGCGACGCTGACCGGCGCGATGAAGATCTCGCTCGGACTGCGCACCGGCGGCCTGTTCAGCTCCGACGACGCCCTCGCCGACGCGGTGACCGCGGCGGGCGAGCGGGTCGGCGAGGCCTGGTGGCGGATGCCGCTGCTCGCCGACCACGCCGAGGACGTGCGCGGCGACTGGGCGGACGTCCGGCAGGGCCCGCCCGGTCCCGGCGGCGTGATGGCGGCGCTGTTCCTGCGCGAGTTCACCGCCGGACTGCCCTGGGTCCACCTCGACATCGCAGGTCCCGCCCGAGCCGATCGTTCTTACGCGGAGGTCAATCCCGGCGCGACCGGCTTCGCCGCCCGCACACTGATCGAACTGGCCGCCTCGCAGGTGCCGTCCTCCTGAGCACCTGTCTGTGATCCCCACTTTCCCGTTGCGCGGGGCAGGCGCGGCGATCTGCGGCGTTGTCGTCAGTCGACATGACTCCGTCATGTCTTTTCCTCCGCCTGGCAGCTCATCCACGCTGATCCCGCTCACGACTCCAGGGGGATCGAAGACAGGCTCTGAGCCACGTCGCGGCGTCGGTGTCCGACGGCCGCCGGGTGCTCTGCCTGCGCGGTTCTCGGGCGGTGTCCGGTGCGGTGTGCAGGCTCCAGAGGTGTGCTGCCTCGCCGGACGTCGCCGCAGCCCGTTGCTCAGGTGACGCCCCGGCCCCGCCGGGCCCGTGCTGGGCCCGGCGAGGACGGCTCGCGCGGGGCGCGCCCGTGCCACGAGAGCCTGCGATGCAACCGAGCCGCGTCGCGGCGGGCGTCGGTCCGCCGTCGGGAGCGGCTGGGACGCGGCTGGGGAAAGCGGACGGGACGCGACCGGGACGCGGCTGGGCACCGCCGGCGGCGGAAGCACGTCAGGAGCGCCGAGGCGTCACGGAGGCGGGGCGTCGGTGCGGCCGCCTCCACCGCTTCGAGCCGCCGTGTCGCCTGCCGGTGAGCCACCGGATCTTGGGTCGTCAGGCCGAGTGAGGGGCGGCGGCGTCGCGTGGTGGCGGGCGGCGATGGCGAAATCACGGAACGCGCGGACCGCCGAGGTCATCGGGCGACCCGCGAGCCAGACCAGCCCGATCGTGCGGCCGGATCTCGGGCTGAGTCGGACCTCCACCACACCCGGCGGCGGACCGGCGTCGGCTACGGGCACCATCGCGATGCCGAGCCCGGCCGCCACCAGACCGCGCACGGTGTCGGTCTCCTGGCCCTCGAACGTCAGCACGGGGGTGAAGCCCGCCGCCGCACACAGCTCGTCGGTGATCTGCCGCAGCCCGAAACCGGGTTCGAGGCCGACGAACTCCTCGTCGGCCAGCTCCCCGATGCGGACCCTGCTGCGGCCTGCCAGGCGGTGCCCGGCGGCGACGGCGAGGACGAGCGGCTGCTCGAACAGCGGGGCGCAGCGCAGATCCGGATCGTCGGTCGGCAGCGGCGAGGTCAGGCCGAGGTCGACGCAGCCGTTGCGCAGCTGGGACAGGATCGTCTCGTGCGGCGCCTGGCCGAGGGTGAAGCGCACGGACGGGCGCTGGAGACGGAAGCCTCGAAGCAACTCGGGCACCTGCACCCCGCCCATGGTGTGCAGGAACGCCAATGCCACGCGCCCGCGATCGGGATCGGCCTCGTCCAGCGCGCGACGGCAGCCCGGCTCCAGGGCCGCGAGGGCGTGTTCGGCGGCCTCGGCGAGCAGTTCGCCCGCGCGGGTGAGGCGGATGCCGCGGCCCTTCCGCATCACCACGGGAGTCCCCAACTCGGTGCCGAGCCTGGCGAGCCACCGGCTCACGGTCGGTTGGGGAACGTCCAGCAGGGCCGCGACTCGGGTGACGTGTGCCTCGGTGGCGACCGCGCGCAGCAGGGCCAGTCTCGGGGCGAGGTCCCGGGCGAGCCGTTCGGCTGACTCATCCATCTATGAATGGTAATGCGCAGAAAGATTCATTGGACGGGGGATCGCGGCCGTCCTACGGTCGGTTCGTGGCTGTCTCCGACGATTCGGGAGTCGACGGCCCCGGCGACTCCGTTGCTGGGCGGTCGTCGGGGCCTCACGGCTCACCTCGGGACCACGGCGCGGGGCCTGCACAACCCGCTTTCGGCGGCGCGGTGCCGGACGCAGGCAGCGCCCGGCGACGCGCCCGCCGAATCGGCGTGGCGATGCTGGTCGCGGGCTTCGCCGTCTTCGCCCTGCTCTACTCGGTCCAGCCCGTGCTGCCGCAGTTCGCCGAGCAGTACGGGCTCGGTCCCGGCGGGGCTTCGCTGGCGGTGTCGGCGGCGACCGGCGGCCTGGCCGTCGGGCTGCTGCCGCTGGCCGTGGTCTCCCAGGCGCTCGGTCGTCGACCGGTCATGATCGTCTCGGTCTGCGCCGCCGTGCTGATCGGCGTGGTGGTGCCGCTGGCGGACTCCTTCCCGATGCTGGTCACACTGCGTGCGGTGCAGGGCCTGGCGGTCGCGGGGCTGGCCTCCGTCGCGATGGCCTACCTGGCTGTCGAGACTCGGGCGGCGGGTCTCGGCGCGGCCATCGGCCTCTACGTCGCGGGGAACAGCCTCGGTGGGATGTCCGGGCGGCTGATCACCGGCGTGATCGCCGATCTCGCGAACTGGCGGATCGGCGTCTGGGCGGTGACTCTGCTGGCTGCGGCCTGCGCGGTCGTGTTCGTGCTGGTACTGCCGCCGTCGCAGGGGCCGAGGCCCGCCCCGCTGCGTCGATCCGCAGTCCTCGGCGGGCTGCGGGCCGCGGTGACCGATCCGGTGCTCTACGGCCCCTACCTGGTAGCGGCCCTGGGAATGGGCGGATTCGTCTCGCTCTACAACGTGCTGGGCTTCCGGCTGCTGGCTCCGCCGTTCCTGCTGGCTCCGGCGGTGGTAGCGCTGGTGTTCCTGGCCTACGCGATCGGCAGCATCACCTCGGCGACGGCGGGACGGGCGGCGGATCGACTGGGCAGGCCGCGGGTGTTGATCGGCGCCTTGGCGGTCACCGTCCTCGGGGTGCTGGTGACGCTGCCCGACCAGCTCGGTGCCGTCCTGCTCGGCCTCGGCCTGTTCACCGGCGGATTCTTCGCCGCACACGCCGTGGCGGGCGGCTGGGTGAGCGCCAGGGCGAGCGGGGCGGCCAGGACGCAGGCGCCTGCCCTGTATCTCCTGGCCTACTACCTCGGCGGCAGCGTCGGCGGAGTGATCGGCGGCCTGGTCTACGGCCGTTGGGGTTGGGCAGGCCTCGTCCTCGTCGTCTGTGCGTGGTTCCTGCTCGCCTCGACGGGGGTGCTGCTCGCCGCCCGTGCCCAACGACGAGCCCGACGGGACGCAGCGGGGCAGGCGGATTCCGACGTCGGCAGGCAGGCGCGATCGAGGAGCAGTTCGGCAGCCCCGACGAGGGGCTGAACCGGGGCTCGACGTGTCGCAGGTCGTCTGCCGTTCCGGCCCGCCCGGCCGGCTCGCCGCGCGGCAGGGCGGGCCAGGCCGCACGCCCGTGGACCGGTCCCGGGCACCGGATGACGAGCCCGCCCGAGCGGCGGCCGGGCTCAGCCCGCCAGGGCAGCCCGATAGACGGCCACCGTCTGCTCTGCCACGCCTGCCCAGGAGAAGTCCGTCACCGCGCGCCGCCTGCCCGCCGCGCCCATGGCTGCCGCGCGGGCCGGATCGGCGAGCAGGGCGTTGACCGCCTCGGCCAGCCCGTGCTGGAAGGTCAGCGGGTCCTTCTCGTCGAGATGCACCAGCAGCCCCGTCTCCTCGTGATCGACGACCTCGGGGATGCCGCCGACGTCCGAGGCCACCACGGCCGTGCCGCAGGCCATGGCCTCCAGATTGACGATGCCCAGCGGCTCGTACACCGACGGGCAGACGAAGACCGTGGCATGGCTGAGGACCTGGCGGACCTCCGCCGGATCGAGCATCCGCTGAATCCAGAAGACACCGGGGCGCGTGGCCGCCAGCTCGGCGACCGCCCGCGCGATCTCCTCGCCGATCTCCGGTGTGTCCGGGGCGCCCGCACAGAGGACGAGTTGCGCCTCGGGGTCGAGGTGATGTGCTGCGGCGACCAGATGCGCCACGCCCTTCTGCCGGGTGATCCGGCCGACGAAGGCGACGATCGGCCTGCCAGGGTCGACCCCCATCGCCTGGAGCGCGTCCGTCGCCGTCACCGGGTGATAGGCGTCGGTGTCGATGCCGTTGCGCACCACGTGCACCCGGTCCGGGTCGAGAGCGGGGTAGCAGGAGAGCACGTCGGCTCGCATCCCGTCGCTGACGGCGATCACCGCGTCCGCGGCCTCGTATGCGGTGCGCTCCACCCATGAGGACAACCGGTACCCGCCGCCGAGCTGCTCGGCCTTCCACGGCCTGCGCGGTTCCAGCGAATGGGCGGTGACGACGTGGGGAACGCCGTGCAGCAGCCCCGCGAGATGGCCCGCCAGGTTGGCGTACCAGGTATGGGAGTGGACGAGGTCGACCGACTCGGCGGCCTGGGTCATCGACAGGTCGACCGAGAGTGCGCGCAGTGCCGCGTTGGCCGCCTCCAGGCCGGGCGCGGGCGCGTGGGCGCGGGCGTCCTCGCGCGGCTCGCCGAAGCAGTGCACGTCGACGTCGATCAACTCCCGCAGCCGGGGGACGAGGAAGCCGACGTGGACGCCTGCCCCGCCGTAGACCTCGGGCGGATATTCACGGGTCATCAGTCCGATGCGCACAGGAGGCGACACTAGATGGCCCGCTTGAGTGAGCGCACCCAGGTGATCGGGTGAATGCTGTCGGCGCGTCGTCTCGTCAACACGAGCAGGTGAAATCGCGCCAGGATGTGCAGAGGACGCAGAATATGAGGACAACTCAGCAAACAGGCAACCCGCAGACTGGATAGACAGGCGTCGGGGCGACTAGGGTCGGTGATCGTGAAGGGGCAGCCCAGCGTACTCGGGATCGTGCTCGCGGGCGGCGAGGGCAAACGGCTGTGGCCGCTGACCGCGGACCGGGCGAAACCGGCGGTCCCCTTCGGGGGAAACTATCGACTCGTCGACTTCGTGCTGTCGAATCTGGTGAACGCGGGCTACGTCCGCCTCTGCGTGCTCACCCAGTACAAGTCGCATTCACTCGACCGGCACATCTCCACGACGTGGCGACTCTCCGGGGTGCTCGGCGACTACATCACGCCCGTGCCTGCGCAGCAGCGGCTCGGACCTCGCTGGTACACCGGCAGCGCCGATGCCATCTATCAGTCGCTGAACCTGGTGTATGACGAGCATCCGGATCACATCGTCGTCTTCGGCGCCGACCACGTGTACCGGATGGACCCGGCGCAGATGGTCCGCCAGCACATCGAGTCCGGTGCGGGAGTCACAGTGGCGGGCATCAGGGTGCCGCGCACCGAGGCCAAGGCATTCGGCTGCATCGACTCCGACGCCGACGGCCGGATCACCAGCTTCCTGGAGAAGCCCGCCGATCCGCCGCACGTGCCGGACGACCCGGAGGTCACCTTCGCGTCGATGGGCAACTACGTCTTCTCCACCGAGGTGCTGCTGGACGCCCTGCGGGCCGACGCCGCCGACCCCGACTCCGTCCACGACATGGGCGGCAACATCATTCCGATGCTCGTCGACCGGGGCGTGGCCACCGTCTACGACTTCAGCGACAACGAGGTACCCGGTTCCACGGAGCGGGACCACGGCTACTGGCGGGACGTCGGAACCCTGGACGCCTACTACGACGCCCATCGGGATCTCGTGTCGGTGCACCCGGTCTTCAACCTCTACAACCAGCAGTGGCCGATCCGCACCGCCACGCCGCCCCTGCCGCCCGCGAAGTTCATCGAGGGCGGCACCGCACGGGAGTCGATGGTCGGCCCCGGCTCGATCATCTCCGGCGGCGACATCCGGGGTTCGGTCGTCAGCGCCGACGTGATGGTGGACGACGGTGCGATCGTGGAGGACAGCGTGCTGCTGCCCGGAGTCCGGATCGGGCGCGGTGCGGTGGTGCGACGGGCGATCCTGGACAAGAACGTCGTCATCGCGCCCGGCGCGCGGATCGGCGTGGACCCCGCGCGGGATCGGGAGTCCTACACGGTGAGCAGCGGCGGGGTCGTCGTCCTCGGCAAGGGCGCCCGCGCGGAGCGCTGAGCCGATCTGTCGCGGGCAGCGGCAGCGTGCGGGCGAGACGTTGACCATGCCACTCTGGGCGCGGCCGAGGGTGTCGTGTCCGGTCGTCCTGTCTCCGCTGCCCGTCGGAACCGTCGGGCGCCTGAGGAGCGCGGCCGGTTCGACTCGCACGGCTTTGCCGAGCCAGTCGGGGACAGCCCGATCGCCTGCGCCTGGCGACCTCGATCTGTCTCGGCCGATACCCGGGTGCCGCCCGGACCGACGCGGGCGGCCTCCCGCACGGTGGGCTGCTCGCCGTCTTGTCGGGCCCCCGCGCCTGGAGATCTCGGGGCGCCTCCGATGTCAGGGCGCCTTGGCCGCCAGCAGCAGGCCGTCACCCAGCGGCAGCAGCAGCGGCGCGAGCCGTTCATCGGAGCGCACCGCCCTGGCCACCTCCAGCAGCGCCTGTGCCTCGGGATCTCGCGTGTCGGGATCGGTGAGCAGCTCCCGATCCAGCATGTTGTCCAGGACCAGCACGCCGCCGGGCCGGAGCAGCCGCAGCGCCTCCTCCAGATACCGGGGGTAGTCGGTGATCGCGCTGCCGACGAACATCAGGTCGTAGGCGCCGTCGGCGAGCCGGGGGAGCACCTCCAGACCGCGACCCATGATGAGTCGGGTGCGCCCGGAGGGCAGCGAGGCGTCGGCGAAGATCCTCCTGGCGACCCGTTGATACT
The Actinoalloteichus fjordicus DNA segment above includes these coding regions:
- a CDS encoding enoyl-CoA hydratase-related protein; the protein is MIEDDHGVRVLTFNRPAAFNSLTVQLKNDLLAALRDAAQDDAVRALVITGTGRAFCAGQDLKEHIALLQAGDEAPLHTVEEHYNPLIELVTSMPKPVIAAVNGTAAGAGASLAYAADLRIADRSAKFLMAFAGVGLTADSGASWTLPRLIGYGRAMEMMLLGQPVTAEEALRVGMINRLVEDGEAVAAARELAGRLAAGPTTAYAKIKQTLRAAASSELTTALATEARTQAEAGQTVDHREAVDAFVAKREPRFLGR
- a CDS encoding PaaX family transcriptional regulator; its protein translation is MRARSALFDLFGGHLRGRGGAATIAALVRLLEPLGFASPAVRTAVSRTVRQGWLTPVRLPDGPGYSLTAKAERRLDEAAARIYRTRPDDWDGRWHILVLEGLPGRPARDRLTSSLRLLGYGELGPVTWVAPRPAEELSDVLAVESTRASSFSGTHQGDDGELARRAWNLDALAEDYSAFIQDWEGRLAVVDAADDAAAFAAGLELLHAWRGFLFRDPGLPATVLPREWGGDLAAAFFDRHTARLAPAADRFVRLCLASSAGSPADSSPDQGEGRQD
- a CDS encoding DUF3117 domain-containing protein, with translation MAAMKPRTGDGPLEVTKEGRGIVMRVPLEGGGRLVVEMSAEEASNLGDALNAAVG
- a CDS encoding leucyl aminopeptidase family protein; translated protein: MPARGADHLVEDCARLRVAGFRGKVGRVERIGLGEAPPRWMFGVGTGSPADWRAAGAAVLRSAEEHDSHAHEAGLDSVEEVSLLLPASLDDAEITALVIGASLGSHRFTVTGRERPPKPTAVTFVLPAETPEETVAAVTSAVDRAVAVSSATALARDLANAPSNVKNPDWLAEAAVAVGAGHPDLAVTVRDEQWLTEHGFGGVLAVGGGSASPSRLIELAWRPAGAADGPHLVLVGKGITFDTGGISLKPADGMHLMRTDMAGGASVIAALIGIATLRLPIRVTGLVPSAENHVSGAAYRPGDVVTHFGGRTSEIVNTDAEGRLVLADALAYAVDRLDPTVLVDVATLTGAMKISLGLRTGGLFSSDDALADAVTAAGERVGEAWWRMPLLADHAEDVRGDWADVRQGPPGPGGVMAALFLREFTAGLPWVHLDIAGPARADRSYAEVNPGATGFAARTLIELAASQVPSS
- a CDS encoding LysR family transcriptional regulator, translating into MDESAERLARDLAPRLALLRAVATEAHVTRVAALLDVPQPTVSRWLARLGTELGTPVVMRKGRGIRLTRAGELLAEAAEHALAALEPGCRRALDEADPDRGRVALAFLHTMGGVQVPELLRGFRLQRPSVRFTLGQAPHETILSQLRNGCVDLGLTSPLPTDDPDLRCAPLFEQPLVLAVAAGHRLAGRSRVRIGELADEEFVGLEPGFGLRQITDELCAAAGFTPVLTFEGQETDTVRGLVAAGLGIAMVPVADAGPPPGVVEVRLSPRSGRTIGLVWLAGRPMTSAVRAFRDFAIAARHHATPPPLTRPDDPRSGGSPAGDTAARSGGGGRTDAPPP
- a CDS encoding MFS transporter — its product is MAVSDDSGVDGPGDSVAGRSSGPHGSPRDHGAGPAQPAFGGAVPDAGSARRRARRIGVAMLVAGFAVFALLYSVQPVLPQFAEQYGLGPGGASLAVSAATGGLAVGLLPLAVVSQALGRRPVMIVSVCAAVLIGVVVPLADSFPMLVTLRAVQGLAVAGLASVAMAYLAVETRAAGLGAAIGLYVAGNSLGGMSGRLITGVIADLANWRIGVWAVTLLAAACAVVFVLVLPPSQGPRPAPLRRSAVLGGLRAAVTDPVLYGPYLVAALGMGGFVSLYNVLGFRLLAPPFLLAPAVVALVFLAYAIGSITSATAGRAADRLGRPRVLIGALAVTVLGVLVTLPDQLGAVLLGLGLFTGGFFAAHAVAGGWVSARASGAARTQAPALYLLAYYLGGSVGGVIGGLVYGRWGWAGLVLVVCAWFLLASTGVLLAARAQRRARRDAAGQADSDVGRQARSRSSSAAPTRG
- the glgA gene encoding glycogen synthase, with product MRIGLMTREYPPEVYGGAGVHVGFLVPRLRELIDVDVHCFGEPREDARAHAPAPGLEAANAALRALSVDLSMTQAAESVDLVHSHTWYANLAGHLAGLLHGVPHVVTAHSLEPRRPWKAEQLGGGYRLSSWVERTAYEAADAVIAVSDGMRADVLSCYPALDPDRVHVVRNGIDTDAYHPVTATDALQAMGVDPGRPIVAFVGRITRQKGVAHLVAAAHHLDPEAQLVLCAGAPDTPEIGEEIARAVAELAATRPGVFWIQRMLDPAEVRQVLSHATVFVCPSVYEPLGIVNLEAMACGTAVVASDVGGIPEVVDHEETGLLVHLDEKDPLTFQHGLAEAVNALLADPARAAAMGAAGRRRAVTDFSWAGVAEQTVAVYRAALAG
- the glgC gene encoding glucose-1-phosphate adenylyltransferase, which gives rise to MKGQPSVLGIVLAGGEGKRLWPLTADRAKPAVPFGGNYRLVDFVLSNLVNAGYVRLCVLTQYKSHSLDRHISTTWRLSGVLGDYITPVPAQQRLGPRWYTGSADAIYQSLNLVYDEHPDHIVVFGADHVYRMDPAQMVRQHIESGAGVTVAGIRVPRTEAKAFGCIDSDADGRITSFLEKPADPPHVPDDPEVTFASMGNYVFSTEVLLDALRADAADPDSVHDMGGNIIPMLVDRGVATVYDFSDNEVPGSTERDHGYWRDVGTLDAYYDAHRDLVSVHPVFNLYNQQWPIRTATPPLPPAKFIEGGTARESMVGPGSIISGGDIRGSVVSADVMVDDGAIVEDSVLLPGVRIGRGAVVRRAILDKNVVIAPGARIGVDPARDRESYTVSSGGVVVLGKGARAER
- a CDS encoding O-methyltransferase; its protein translation is MTPETPIADADAVQDYVAAYLAQDEVLAAARARGVELGCAPISLGTGAALRFLTTALQARAVVEVGTGTGVSGLCLLRGMAPDGVLTSIDVDPEYQRVARRIFADASLPSGRTRLIMGRGLEVLPRLADGAYDLMFVGSAITDYPRYLEEALRLLRPGGVLVLDNMLDRELLTDPDTRDPEAQALLEVARAVRSDERLAPLLLPLGDGLLLAAKAP